In the Gopherus flavomarginatus isolate rGopFla2 chromosome 6, rGopFla2.mat.asm, whole genome shotgun sequence genome, one interval contains:
- the ARL6IP5 gene encoding PRA1 family protein 3, whose translation MDVQVAPRRAWDDFFPGFERFAWPDFKDVSKWNNRVVSNLLYYQTNYLLLAAVVISIVGFLSPLNMILGGTVVVLVFTGFVWASHNKDILRKFKKQYPTAFVVAILLSSYFLISYFGGVMVFIFGITFPLLLIFIHASLRLRSIKNKLENKMEGIGLKKTPMGIILDALEQQEENINKLADYIAKVKE comes from the exons ATGGATGTGCAAGTcgcaccccggagagcctgggacGACTTCTTCCCCGGCTTCGAGCGCTTCGCCTGGCCGGATTTCAAAGACGTTTCCAAATGGAACAACAGGGTGGTCAGCAACCTGCTCTATTACCAGACCAACTACCTGCTGCTGGCGGCCGTGGTCATCTCCATCGTGGG ATTTCTGAGCCCACTGAACATGATCCTTGGTGGCACTGTAGTAGTGCTGGTGTTCACAGGTTTTGTGTGGGCATCACACAACAAAGACATCCTTCGCAAGTTCAAGAAGCAGTACCCAACTGCGTTTGTGGTAGCTATCCTGCTGTCTAGTTACTTCTTGATATCCTATTTTGGAGGTGTCATGGTGTTCATATTTGGGATAACATTTCCTCTACTGT TGATATTTATCCATGCGTCTCTGAGGCTTCGGAGCATAAAGAACAAACTGGAGAATAAAATGGAAGGAATAGGTTTGAAGAAGACCCCCATGGGCATAATACTTGATGCCCTTGAACAGCAGGAAGAGAACATCAACAAACTGGCTGATTACATCGCTAAAGTGAAGGAATAA